In Mastacembelus armatus chromosome 4, fMasArm1.2, whole genome shotgun sequence, the following are encoded in one genomic region:
- the coa7 gene encoding cytochrome c oxidase assembly factor 7, whose translation MAGLINFEDEAEVKQFLDNLGMEYSFQCYKEKDPEGCQRLADYIEGVKKNYESAAQVLKHNCETNGHGESCYKLGAYHITGKGGVTECLKTAYSCFMRSCNAGGKKSIDACHNVGLLAHDGRAMEGGPDFTAARQYYEKACSGGFAPSCFNLSALFIEGNSKGLAPDMTLALKYAKRACELGHVWGCANASRMYRLGDGTEKDEKKAEDLKNRARELYGLQKERQLKFGE comes from the exons ATGGCTGGACTTATAAACTTTGAAGATGAGGCTGAAGTGAAGCAGTTTTTGGACAACCTGGGAATGGAGTACAGCTTCCAGTGCTACAAAGAGAAGGATCCTGAAG GGTGCCAGCGGCTCGCAGACTACATAGAAGGGGTGAAGAAAAACTATGAATCTGCAGCACAAGTGCTCAAACATAACTGTGAAACAAATGGACATGGAGAGAGCTGCTATAAACTTGGGGCTTACCATATCACAGGAAAAG GTGGAGTGACCGAGTGTCTGAAAACAGCCTACTCCTGCTTTATGCGCTCCTGCAATGCTGGAGGAAAGAAGTCTATAGATGCCTGCCATAACGTTGGTCTGTTGGCGCATGATGGGCGAGCTATGGAAGGAGGACCTGACTTTACAGCAGCTCGGCAGTACTATGAGAAAGCTTGCTCAGGTGGCTTTGCTCCATCCTGCTTCAACCTCAGTGCTTTGTTCATTGAGGGCAATTCCAAAGGGCTGGCACCAGATATGACTCTAGCTTTGAAATACGCAAAAAGGGCTTGTGAACTGGGACATGTGTGGGGCTGTGCCAACGCAAGTCGCATGTACAGACTTGGGGATGGGACAGAGAAGGATGAGAAGAAAGCAGAAGACCTGAAGAATCGAGCAAGAGAGCTGTATGGTTTACAGAAAGAAAGGCAGCTCAAATTTGGGGAGTGA
- the zyg11 gene encoding protein zyg-11 homolog has protein sequence MALACSLLNTDEASPATLTDLCLTYVSQSLECFCAKRPDGSLCFREAVLFPQELADQLLAKMAAEGLLNDSTAGVFRNCEYLRLRRACIRTARISAEAFQKALCPHRLLELDAARVNADLTIPDILQGLATNKYCQESLQRLVLTGLTMSSLEEPIRYRFGSLQGLRSLSLANVDFYDSGLVDVCSLPRLESLDLSNTSVTNLSPLLGLKERLRSLTLHQLKRLEMSTAQLLGVIGQLDVLQHLDISDDKQFTSDVARQLLGQPEILPALVSLDVSGRKQVTDAAVKAFVEERPGMTFVGLLATDAGFSDFLSGEGNLKVTGEANETQICEALRRYSEREGFVREALFHLFSLTHVMEKPRPDILKLVVLGMKNHPATLNVQLAASACVFNLTKQDLAAGMPVRLLSTVTQLLLEAMRTFPNHQQLQKNCLLSLCSDRILQEVPFNRFEAAKLVMQWLCNHEDQNMQRMAVAIISILAAKLSTEQTAQLGAELFIVKQLLHIVRQKATQGVVDATLKFTLSALWNLTDESPTTCRRFIENQGLDLFIKVLESFPNESSIQQKVLGLLNNIAEVGELHGELMVQGFLDHISSLLHSPEVEVSYFAAGILAHLTSRGEEAWTLKPELRSSLLEQLHAVIMKWPPPECEMVAYRSFNPFFPLLECFHTPGVQLWAAWAMQHVCSKNAARYCSMLLEEGGLQQLEHVHTHPQTHRDVRLLAESILESLQRHRARTGQPAHSHTSRRPPPP, from the exons atGGCCCTGGCCTGCAGTTTGCTAAACACG gATGAGGCGTCTCCAGCGACTCTGACGGACTTGTGCCTGACCTATGTGAGCCAAAGCCTGGAGTGTTTCTGTGCCAAGCGCCCCGATGGCTCCCTGTGCTTCAGAGAGGCTGTGCTCTTCCCACAGGAGCTAGCAGACCAGCTGTTGGCCAAGATGGCAGCTGAAG GTCTGTTGAATGACAGCACAGCGGGTGTATTTCGGAACTGTGAGTACCTGCGGCTGAGACGAGCCTGTATCCGTACAGCACGTATCTCTGCAGAGGCCTTCCAGAAAGCCCTCTGTCCTCACAGGCTGTTGGAGCTGGATGCTGCCAGGGTCAACGCAGACCTCACTATTCCTGACATTCTTCAGGGACTGGCCaccaataaatattgtcag GAGTCCCTCCAGCGGCTTGTCTTAACAGGTCTCACCATGTCCTCTCTGGAGGAACCAATCCGGTATCGCTTCGGTTCCCTCCAGGGCCTCCGCTCCCTCTCCCTAGCCAATGTAGACTTCTATGACTCAGGGCTGGTCGATGTGTGCTCCCTGCCTCGGTTGGAGAGCCTTGATCTCTCCAACACCTCAGTCACTAACCTCAGTCCACTGCTAGGCCTGAAGGAGCGGCTGCGCTCACTAACATTGCACCAGCTGAAGAGGCTGGAGATGAGCACTGCTCAGCTGCTGGGAGTCATAGGCCAGCTGGATGTTTTGCAG CACCTGGACATCAGTGATGACAAGCAGTTCACCTCTGACGTGGCTCGTCAGCTGCTTGGACAGCCAGAGATCCTCCCTGCTCTTGTTTCCCTGGATGTGTCGGGGaggaaacag GTTACAGATGCAGCTGTAAAAGCGTTTGTTGAGGAGAGACCAGGGATGACCTTTGTGGGACTTCTGGCCACAGATGCTGGTTTTTCTGACTTCCTCTCCGGAGAAGGAAATCTAAAG GTAACAGGAGAAGCCAATGAGACCCAGATCTGTGAGGCATTGCGTCGCTACAGTGAAAGGGAAGGTTTTGTTAGAGAAGCTCTATTTCATCTGTTCAGCCTGACTCATGTCATGGAGAAACCAAGGCCTGACATCCTTAAG ctggTTGTTTTGGGTATGAAGAATCACCCTGCTACTCTGAATGTCCAGCTGGCAGCCAGTGCCTGTGTGTTCAACCTGACAAAGCAGGACCTGGCAGCAGGGATGCCAGTGCGACTATTGAGCACCGTCACTCAGCTCTTACTGGAGGCCATGAGGACTTTCCCCAACCACCAACAG CTGCAGAAGAACTgccttttgtctttgtgcagtGATCGCATTCTGCAGGAGGTACCATTCAACAG GTTTGAAGCTGCCAAACTAGTGATGCAGTGGCTCTGCAACCATGAAGACCAAAACATGCAGAGAATGGCTGTGGCTATCATTTCCATACTGGCTGCCAAG ttGTCCACAGAGCAGACTGCGCAGCTGGGAGCAGAACTGTTCATAGTGAAG CAACTGCTCCATATTGTGCGTCAGAAGGCAACTCAGGGCGTGGTGGACGCCACCCTCAAATTTACACTGAGCGCACTCTGGAACCTCACTGATGAATCACCGACAACCTGCCGCCGCTTTATTGAGAACCAGGGGCTGGATCTGTTCATTAAAGTTCTGGAG TCCTTCCCCAATGAGTCTTCTATTCAGCAGAAGGTTCTCGGTCTGCTG AACAACATAGCAGAGGTCGGGGAGCTACATGGAGAGCTGATGGTGCAGGGGTTCCTGGACCACATCAGTTCTCTGCTGCACAGCCCAGAGGTAGAGGTCAGCTACTTCGCTGCAGGTATCCTCGCACACCTGACGTCACGAGGGGAGGAGGCATGGACACTCAAGCCGGAACTTCGATCCTCCCTGCTGGAACAACTG CATGCTGTCATTATGAAGTGGCCTCCACCAGAGTGTGAAATGGTTGCCTACAG ATCGTTTAACCCCTTCTTTCCCCTACTGGAGTGCTTTCACACCCCTGGTGTCCAGCTGTGGGCAGCGTGGGCCATGCAACATGTTTGCAGCAAAAAcg CTGCTCGCTACTGCAGCATGTTGTTGGAGGAAGGcgggctgcagcagctggagcatGTTCATACGCACCCACAGACCCACAGAGATGTCAGACTGTTGGCCGAGAGCATTCTGGAGAGCCTGCAGCGCCACAGAGCTCGGACAGGCCAGcctgcacactcacacacaagtCGCCGCCCACCACCACCATAA